One Cololabis saira isolate AMF1-May2022 chromosome 18, fColSai1.1, whole genome shotgun sequence genomic region harbors:
- the tdh gene encoding L-threonine dehydrogenase, with protein MPVIRTLSKVGKQALLGPPGCGCQPLTVAVRNISFSPRQVTSDASFHSVSFSETDQPKVLITGGLGQLGVGLAKMLRKRYGKDNVILSDIRKPPNSVFHSGPFIYSDILDYKNLREIVVNNRITWLVHYSALLSAVGEANVALARSVNITGLHNILDIAAEHSLRLFVPSTIGAFGPSSPRNPTPDLCVQRPRTIYGVSKVHAELMGEYYHHRYGLDFRCLRYPGIISADSMPGGGTTDYAVQIFHDAMKTGKFECNLRHDTQLPMMYIDDCLRATLEVMEAPAEMLSMRTYNINAMSFTPEELAQELQKMMPELEVTYDVDPVRQAIADSWPMNFDDSNARKDWGWKHDYDLPELVQTMINYLGLETLMARAN; from the exons ATGCCTGTCATCAGAACACTCAGCAAAGTGGGCAAACAGGCCCTGCTCGGCCCCCCAGGCTGTGGCTGTCAGCCCTTAACTGTAGCCGTGCGCAACATTAGTTTCTCCCCTCGTCAGGTTACATCTGATGCGAGCTTCCACTCTGTGTCCTTCTCAGAGACAGATCAGCCCAAAGTGCTCATCACAG GAGGCTTGGGGCAACTCGGAGTCGGGCTGGCCAAAATGCTGAG GAAGAGATATGGAAAGGACAACGTCATACTGTCTGACATCAGGAAACCTCCAAACAGCGTTTTTCACAGTG GCCCCTTCATCTACTCAGACATCCTGGACTACAAAAATCTGCGGGAAATTGTGGTGAACAACCGGATCACGTGGCTGGTTCACTACAGCGCGCTGCTCAGTGCTGTCGGAGAGGCCAACGTGGCCTTGGCACGCTCTGTTAACATCACCG GGCTTCACAACATCCTGGACATCGCGGCAGAGCATAGTTTGCGTCTGTTTGTCCCCAGCACCATTGGCGCCTTCGGACCCAGCTCACCCCGCAACCCTACACCAGATCTGTGTGTGCAGAGACCTCGCACCATCTATGGTGTTTCCAAAGTCCACGCTGAACTGATGGGAGAG TACTACCACCATCGTTACGGCCTGGACTTCCGCTGCCTTCGCTACCCAGGAATCATCTCCGCTGATTCAATGCCTGGAGGCGGCACAACAG ACTACGCTGTTCAGATTTTTCACGATGCGATGAAGACCGGCAAGTTTGAGTGCAACTTGAGACACGACACGCAGCTCCCCATGATGTACATCGACGACTGCCTGCGTGCCACgctggaggtgatggaggcgcCAGCTGAGATGCTCAGCATGAGGACGTACAACATCAACGCCATGAGCTTCACACCTGAGGAACTGGCCCAGGAGCTCCAGAAGATGATGCCCGAGCTGGAGGTCACATACGACGTGGACCCTGTGCGACAGGCGATTG CTGATAGTTGGCCAATGAACTTTGATGATTCCAATGCACGGAAGGACTGGGGCTGGAAACACGATTACGACCTCCCAGAGCTGGTCCAGACGATGATCAACTACCTGGGCCTGGAAACACTCATGGCTCGTGCCAACTGA
- the mtmr9 gene encoding myotubularin-related protein 9: MLMVVVLSGGIMEFAELIKTPRVDGVVLHRPFLPTVEGTLCLTGHHLILSSRQDNTEELWLLHSNIDSIEKRFIGSLGTIIVKCKDLRVIQLDVPGMEECLNIANSIEALSTLDLVSLMYPFFYRPMFEVIEDGWNSFLPQDAFKDLESMTDEWRLSEVNKDFSVCQSYPPLVVVPKDIDDDTLKKVATFRHGGRFPVLSYYHKKNGMVMMRAGQPLVGTNGRRCKEDEKLINATLRPGKRGYVIDTRTINVAQQAKARGGGFESEGNYPQWRRIHKAIERSNILQESLIKLVEACNDQSHSMDRWLSKLEASSWQAHVKEILTTACLAAQCIDREGASVLVHGSEGTDSTLQVTSLAQIILDPTCRTIKGFQSLVEREWLQAGHPFRQRCAQSAYSNSKPRYEAPVFLLFLDCVWQILRQFPCSFEFGESFLVLLFEHAYASQFGTFLGDGAAERARLSLPEKTVSLWSWVNRQQELERLTNPLYEANSLVIWPSVAPQSLLLWEGVFLRWNRSSKCLDEAHDEMVHIIEYNKELQNKVNSLRRQLAQLETEDPLLQTP; encoded by the exons ATGCTAATGGTTGTGGTTCTGTCAGGTGGGATCATGGAGTTCGCAGAGCTGATAAAAACCCCCCGAGTGGACGGAGTCGTGCTGCACCGACCCTTCCTGCCCACCGTGGAGGGGACTCTCTGTCTGACCGGCCACCACCTGATTCTCTCCTCCAGACAGGACAACACGGAGGAGCTGTGGCTGCTGCATTCAAACATCGACTCCATCGAGAAAAG ATTCATTGGGTCTTTGGGAACTATCATCGTTAAATGCAAAGACTTGAGGGTGATCCAGCTTGACGTCCCTGGCATGGAGGAATGTCTCAACATTGCCAACTCTATTGAG GCTCTGTCCACGCTCGATTTGGTCTCCTTGATGTACCCTTTCTTCTACCGGCCCATGTTTGAAGTCATAGAGGATGGGTGGAACTCGTTTCTTCCGCAGGACGCCTTTAAAGATTTGGAGTCTATG ACAGACGAGTGGAGACTGAGTGAGGTCAACAAAGACTTCAGCGTGTGTCAGTCGTACCCCCCTCTAGTGGTGGTGCCAAAAGACATCGACGACGACACACTGAAGAAAGTGGCCACTTTCCGCCACGGCGGCCGTTTTCCAGTGCTTAGCTACTATCACAAGAAGAACGGCATG GTGATGATGCGAGCGGGACAGCCACTGGTGGGGACCAACGGGCGGCGCTGTAAGGAAGACGAGAAGCTAATCAATGCCACTTTGAGACCTGGGAAACGGGGATACGTCATTGATACGCGCACCATCAACGTTGCCCAGCAGGCCAAAGCCCGAGGTGGAGGGTTTGAGTCTGAGGGAAACTACCCACAGTGGAGAAGGATCCACAAAGCCATTGAAAG GTCTAACATCCTCCAGGAGAGCCTGATTAAGCTTGTGGAGGCATGTAATGATCAGTCCCACAGCATGGACCGTTGGCTAAGCAAATTAGAGGCCTCCAGCTGGCAGGCTCATGTCAAGGAGATCCTCACCACCGCTTGCCTCGCTGCTCAGTGCATTGACAG GGAGGGAGCATCGGTGCTTGTCCACGGCTCGGAAGGGACAGACTCCACTCTCCAGGTGACCTCCTTGGCTCAGATCATCCTTGATCCGACCTGCAGGACCATCAAAGGCTTCCAGAGCCTCGTGGAGCGAGAGTGGCTGCAG GCGGGTCACCCGTTCCGGCAGCGCTGCGCCCAGTCCGCCTACTCCAACAGCAAGCCTCGCTACGAGGCTCCCGTCTTCCTGCTGTTCTTGGACTGCGTGTGGCAGATCCTTCGCCAGTTTCCCTGCTCCTTTGAATTCGGCGAGAGCTTCTTGGTTCTGCTCTTCGAACACGCTTACGCCTCCCAGTTCGGGACTTTTCTCGGCGACGGTGCAGCCGAGAG aGCCAGACTGTCTCTGCCTGAGAAAACTGTTTCCCTTTGGTCGTGGGTGAACCGGCAGCAGGAGCTTGAGCGTCTGACCAACCCGCTCTACGAGGCCAACAGTCTTGTAATCTGGCCCTCCGTGGCGCCTCAGAGTCTCCTGCTGTGGGAAG GAGTGTTCCTTCGCTGGAACCGGTCCTCCAAGTGTTTGGATGAGGCTCACGATGAAATggtacatataattgagtacaACAAGGAGCTTCAGAACAAAGTAAACAGTCTGCGCAGGCAGCTGGCACAGCTGGAGACAGAAGATCCTCTGTTGCAAACGCCTTAG